A genomic region of Methanothermobacter sp. CaT2 contains the following coding sequences:
- a CDS encoding nucleotidyltransferase domain-containing protein, whose protein sequence is MEVLEKRDEVSIAYLFGSTARGDKGPLGDFDIGVLLKEPLKGYDDLNFQLELIDELVSALRTDRVDLVIMNRAPLSLNYSIIRDGILLKDSEEERVRFEGRIMSEYLDRRYHNDRHTRLALRMMAREGLK, encoded by the coding sequence TTGGAAGTTCTGGAAAAAAGGGATGAGGTCAGCATTGCATACCTCTTTGGCTCCACTGCAAGGGGGGATAAGGGACCCCTCGGGGACTTTGACATCGGTGTTCTCCTGAAGGAACCCCTGAAGGGATACGATGACCTCAATTTTCAGCTGGAGCTCATAGATGAACTTGTATCCGCACTCCGAACAGACAGGGTGGACCTTGTCATAATGAACCGGGCGCCACTTTCCCTGAATTACAGCATAATCAGGGATGGAATACTCCTGAAGGACAGTGAGGAAGAGAGGGTGAGGTTCGAGGGACGTATCATGTCAGAGTACCTTGATAGAAGGTACCATAACGACAGGCACACCAGACTGGCGCTCAGGATGATGGCACGTGAGGGTTTGAAGTGA
- a CDS encoding DUF86 domain-containing protein: MRDEVLSKLEKLQEYLRILRNYRSHSLEDLKKDVTLRGAVERYLEVSIECCLDIGEMIISWERARKPETYREVIEILGEIGVLPGDFADKFAPAAGFRNILVHMYAEIDVERVYLYLQRDLEDIEKFAVMVARYLEGTD; encoded by the coding sequence GTGAGGGATGAGGTACTATCGAAACTCGAGAAACTCCAGGAGTACCTGAGGATACTCAGGAATTACAGATCACATTCACTTGAGGACCTTAAAAAGGACGTCACCCTCAGGGGGGCAGTTGAAAGGTACCTTGAGGTTTCCATAGAGTGCTGTCTGGATATTGGTGAGATGATCATATCATGGGAGAGGGCGAGAAAACCTGAGACATACAGGGAAGTCATAGAGATACTTGGAGAAATAGGGGTTCTTCCAGGGGATTTTGCAGATAAATTTGCACCAGCAGCAGGTTTCAGGAACATACTGGTTCATATGTATGCGGAAATAGATGTTGAGAGGGTTTATCTCTACCTTCAACGGGACCTGGAGGATATAGAGAAGTTTGCTGTAATGGTTGCCAGGTATCTGGAGGGGACCGACTGA
- a CDS encoding right-handed parallel beta-helix repeat-containing protein produces MKHLYLIAAIAAFLILSGTASAADIYVNATGGSDDNDGLSWAAAKATIGNATLSAASGDWIWLADGEYRGVGNRNVLIDRNLTITGQSTTGTVIDCEGLGRAFRVQQGVSFTLRNLTVKRGNENHGGAILNQGNLTVEGCRFLENMGYRGGAIYSLGNIHITSATFHDNSASETGGALHVSGYQPSDSAVVIDSSFTSNDAKYGGAVATDYTGTLNVLLRGSTFSGNTAWYGGGFLADNANATVEGCTFEENVASAHGGAIRNNYGNLTVRRSTFTDNSAGFAGGGISNVRAALANITESTFTGNLAETWSQGSAVLSYFTIALVNFCRILNNPGADVFCEDGPQVDARFNWWGSNTPDFTELTAGDVAATPWIVLTLVANPSTVTVGGTSLIRADLLHDSTGTLHATSVPYTGVVGFETTYGTITDALMSGGVASSTLRNLNAPGVAVVSAVLDNQVVNTQVTVRPAPPAGITINQLVAAAVNVRNHYLRYRKLPASVTIASKRYSMAQFLDLLARATVQLNSGNQNPLKPRAVGYAGSTGIWRSGKLSRPAYVSVAVSIRNFINSQGRAPRYASTVYGRVSFVGLVYRYSEVLRFYGNRGRLPNYLII; encoded by the coding sequence ATGAAACATCTGTATTTAATAGCTGCCATTGCAGCGTTCCTCATTTTATCAGGAACCGCCTCTGCAGCTGACATCTATGTTAATGCGACTGGGGGGTCTGATGATAATGATGGGCTCTCATGGGCGGCTGCCAAGGCAACCATTGGAAACGCGACCCTCTCCGCGGCCTCAGGCGACTGGATCTGGCTCGCGGATGGTGAATACAGGGGTGTTGGTAACAGGAACGTACTGATAGACAGGAACCTCACCATCACCGGCCAGTCAACCACTGGCACAGTGATTGACTGCGAGGGCCTGGGCAGGGCCTTCAGAGTCCAGCAGGGTGTCAGTTTCACCCTCAGAAACCTCACAGTGAAGAGGGGAAACGAAAACCATGGTGGAGCCATCCTGAACCAGGGTAACCTAACTGTCGAGGGATGCAGGTTCCTTGAGAACATGGGATACAGGGGCGGGGCAATTTACAGCCTCGGTAACATCCATATTACCTCAGCAACATTCCATGATAACAGTGCTTCTGAAACTGGGGGTGCTCTTCATGTATCGGGATATCAGCCCTCAGATTCTGCAGTGGTCATAGACTCATCATTCACATCAAACGACGCAAAGTATGGTGGGGCAGTTGCAACAGATTACACCGGTACCCTAAATGTTCTACTGAGGGGAAGCACGTTCTCAGGCAACACAGCATGGTACGGCGGCGGATTCCTTGCAGACAATGCCAATGCAACCGTTGAGGGATGCACCTTTGAGGAGAACGTGGCATCAGCACACGGCGGCGCAATCAGGAACAACTACGGCAACCTCACAGTTAGAAGAAGCACATTCACAGATAACAGTGCAGGCTTCGCCGGTGGAGGTATAAGCAATGTCCGGGCCGCCCTGGCAAATATCACAGAGTCCACGTTCACAGGTAACCTTGCAGAGACCTGGAGTCAGGGATCAGCGGTCCTCAGCTACTTCACCATTGCACTGGTCAACTTCTGCCGCATCCTGAACAACCCCGGCGCCGATGTATTCTGTGAGGACGGCCCACAGGTGGATGCCAGATTCAACTGGTGGGGGTCCAACACACCGGACTTCACTGAACTCACAGCAGGTGACGTTGCTGCAACGCCATGGATCGTCCTCACACTGGTTGCAAATCCATCAACCGTTACCGTGGGGGGCACCTCCCTCATAAGGGCGGACCTTCTCCATGACAGTACCGGCACACTCCATGCAACCAGTGTACCATACACGGGTGTTGTGGGCTTCGAAACAACCTATGGTACAATCACCGATGCTCTGATGAGCGGTGGGGTTGCATCCTCAACCCTCAGGAACCTCAATGCACCGGGGGTTGCAGTGGTGTCTGCGGTTCTTGATAACCAGGTGGTTAACACCCAGGTAACTGTTAGACCAGCTCCACCAGCGGGTATAACCATCAACCAGCTTGTCGCAGCAGCCGTGAACGTCAGGAACCACTACCTGCGCTACCGTAAACTGCCAGCCTCTGTCACAATTGCATCAAAGAGGTACTCCATGGCCCAGTTCCTGGATTTACTTGCACGTGCAACTGTGCAGCTCAACTCAGGAAACCAGAATCCACTGAAACCACGTGCTGTTGGTTACGCCGGTAGCACTGGCATCTGGAGGTCAGGTAAACTCTCAAGGCCAGCCTACGTGTCAGTGGCAGTCAGTATCAGGAACTTCATAAACAGCCAGGGAAGGGCACCCAGGTATGCCTCAACTGTCTATGGCAGGGTGAGCTTTGTGGGCCTCGTGTACAGATACAGTGAGGTACTGAGGTTCTACGGTAACAGGGGGAGGCTTCCAAACTACCTGATAATCTAA
- a CDS encoding Ig-like domain repeat protein: MIKIITWLFLFLVGIMLIPGCVSAADIYVNATGGSDDNDGLSWAAAKATIGNATLSAASGDRIWLADGEYRGVGNRDVLIDRNLTITGQSTTGTVIDCEAMGRAFNVSSGTVLVLRNLTLRNGSAFEGGAVMNHGELQVENCILTCNTAAGGGAIYSDGTVKLTEGYLMENSAEDGGAVYSKGVLEVTESIFNGNEASGCGGSIYSAPYSSLNIRDSSFVLGRAGTGGAIYTGGDTTICDSTIAMNTADSHGGGLYVWAADATEITVTVTNSMFLYNNASYGGGISGFRNPDDSLLNLQVSNSLFRSNLADYGAGIHAENVNTTVSGCTFEENVASAHGGGIRNNYGNITVSRSTFTDNRAAYAGGGVSSFLAVLANITESTFTGNTAESWNTGSAVLSYFTVTVIGFCRILDNPGVDVFCEDGPGVDARFNWWGCNTPDFTELTAGDVAAAPWMVLTLTANPAAVAAGATSVITADLRHDSAGGYHDTFFVPYTDNVDFSATAGSIDDAVMSHGTASSTLTDLAAPGTVTVNGALDDESASVDVNVLKVPSAITVEDTETVEGDAFNLRARLMAQNPIPGKVIIFRINGVQMGGSTTGSDGWATLNLPGVFPPGLYNVTAEFQGDELLNNSSSRADLRILRKAAFELSNLTVVPLSGAAPLRISVSARVRNTGEAPGDYRAELLVNSAPVASVVISLAAGESGDVRFNHTITRDGVYLVTVGGLPARTVTVKSQGLTVKQIAAAALSVRNHYARYRKLPASVTVAGKAYSMPQFLDLLARATVQLNSGNQNPLKPRAVGYLGSTGTWRSGKLSRPAYVSVAVSIRNFINSQGRAPRYASTSYGQVSFVRLVYVYSRVLAFYGANGRLPGDITI, translated from the coding sequence ATGATAAAGATAATTACATGGCTCTTTCTGTTTCTTGTGGGGATAATGCTTATCCCTGGATGTGTCAGCGCAGCCGATATCTATGTCAACGCCACTGGGGGGTCCGATGATAATGATGGGCTCTCATGGGCGGCTGCCAAGGCAACCATTGGAAACGCGACCCTCTCCGCGGCCTCAGGTGACAGGATCTGGCTCGCGGATGGTGAATACAGGGGTGTTGGTAACAGGGACGTGCTGATAGACAGGAACCTCACCATCACCGGACAGTCAACCACCGGTACAGTGATTGATTGTGAAGCAATGGGCAGGGCCTTCAATGTGTCCTCGGGTACGGTCCTGGTCCTCAGGAACCTCACGCTGAGAAATGGCAGTGCATTTGAGGGCGGGGCGGTGATGAACCACGGCGAGCTCCAGGTGGAGAACTGCATCCTCACCTGCAACACCGCAGCCGGGGGCGGCGCCATCTACAGTGACGGTACAGTGAAACTAACTGAAGGCTACCTCATGGAGAACAGCGCAGAGGATGGTGGTGCAGTATACAGTAAGGGGGTCCTTGAGGTTACAGAATCAATCTTCAACGGTAATGAGGCCTCAGGGTGTGGGGGGTCCATATACAGCGCCCCATACTCATCCCTTAACATCAGAGACTCATCATTTGTACTTGGCCGTGCAGGGACTGGTGGCGCGATTTACACTGGAGGAGATACAACCATATGCGACTCCACCATTGCAATGAACACCGCAGACAGCCATGGTGGCGGGTTATATGTGTGGGCAGCAGACGCCACGGAAATCACGGTTACTGTGACCAACTCCATGTTTCTCTACAACAATGCAAGCTATGGTGGGGGAATCTCAGGATTCAGAAACCCTGATGATTCATTACTGAATTTACAGGTTTCGAACTCCCTCTTCAGGTCAAACCTTGCAGATTACGGTGCCGGTATCCATGCAGAAAATGTTAACACCACAGTATCAGGGTGCACCTTTGAGGAGAACGTGGCATCAGCACACGGCGGCGGAATCAGGAACAACTACGGCAACATCACCGTTAGCAGAAGCACATTCACAGATAACAGGGCAGCATACGCTGGTGGCGGTGTAAGTTCTTTCCTTGCGGTGCTTGCAAATATCACAGAATCCACTTTCACAGGTAACACTGCAGAGTCATGGAATACAGGATCAGCGGTCCTCAGCTACTTCACGGTTACAGTGATAGGCTTCTGCCGCATCCTGGATAACCCTGGTGTCGATGTATTCTGTGAGGACGGCCCGGGAGTGGATGCCAGGTTCAACTGGTGGGGCTGTAACACACCGGACTTCACCGAACTCACAGCAGGTGATGTTGCTGCAGCACCATGGATGGTCCTCACATTAACCGCAAATCCAGCGGCTGTTGCTGCCGGGGCCACCTCAGTCATAACAGCCGACCTGAGGCATGACAGTGCCGGGGGATACCATGACACATTCTTCGTCCCCTACACAGATAATGTGGACTTCTCGGCCACCGCAGGGAGCATCGATGATGCTGTGATGTCCCATGGAACTGCATCCTCAACACTCACAGATCTGGCAGCACCGGGTACAGTGACAGTGAACGGGGCCCTTGACGATGAAAGCGCCTCAGTGGATGTGAATGTCCTCAAGGTTCCATCAGCCATCACAGTGGAAGACACTGAAACTGTTGAGGGCGATGCATTCAATTTAAGGGCACGTTTAATGGCACAGAACCCAATCCCAGGTAAGGTCATCATTTTCAGGATAAATGGGGTTCAGATGGGGGGTTCAACCACAGGTTCAGATGGATGGGCAACCCTCAACCTTCCAGGAGTATTCCCGCCAGGTCTCTACAATGTGACTGCAGAGTTCCAGGGTGATGAACTCCTCAATAACAGTTCATCCCGGGCAGACCTCAGGATCCTCAGGAAGGCGGCATTTGAACTCTCAAACCTCACCGTAGTTCCACTCTCAGGGGCAGCTCCCCTCAGGATCAGTGTCTCTGCCAGGGTCAGGAATACCGGTGAGGCCCCGGGTGATTACCGTGCAGAGCTCCTTGTGAATTCGGCCCCGGTTGCATCAGTGGTGATTTCACTTGCCGCCGGCGAATCAGGGGATGTGAGGTTCAACCACACCATCACCAGGGATGGTGTGTACCTGGTGACAGTGGGGGGCCTTCCTGCAAGGACGGTTACGGTTAAATCCCAGGGTTTAACTGTTAAACAGATTGCAGCTGCCGCTCTGAGTGTGAGGAACCACTATGCACGCTACCGTAAACTACCAGCATCTGTAACAGTGGCCGGTAAGGCTTACAGCATGCCTCAGTTCCTGGATTTACTTGCACGCGCCACGGTACAGCTCAACTCAGGAAACCAGAATCCACTGAAACCACGTGCTGTTGGTTACCTTGGTAGCACAGGCACATGGAGGTCAGGTAAACTCTCAAGGCCAGCCTACGTGTCAGTGGCAGTCAGTATCAGGAACTTCATAAACAGCCAGGGAAGGGCACCCAGGTATGCCTCAACATCATACGGGCAGGTGAGCTTTGTTCGCCTGGTATACGTATACAGCAGGGTACTGGCGTTCTACGGTGCAAATGGTAGGTTACCGGGTGATATAACAATTTAA
- a CDS encoding nucleotidyltransferase domain-containing protein yields MNESIRTRIDEFLSVIRSFKDADRVRFIILYGSALRGEGWSDIDLAVYYDGTPDEAADFRLRVLCEVDEIFDVQIFQQLPLYVRVQVLRGEVIYCDSERFLHDIAWETVKEFDDFKHRFYDYIGMAPMR; encoded by the coding sequence ATGAATGAATCTATCAGAACCCGCATTGATGAGTTCCTCAGTGTGATAAGGAGTTTCAAGGACGCTGACAGGGTCAGGTTCATAATACTCTATGGCTCAGCCCTCAGGGGGGAGGGGTGGTCTGATATAGACCTTGCAGTGTACTATGATGGAACCCCTGATGAGGCAGCGGATTTCAGGCTGAGAGTCCTCTGTGAGGTGGATGAAATATTCGATGTCCAGATATTCCAGCAGCTCCCACTCTATGTGAGGGTCCAGGTACTCAGGGGTGAGGTCATATACTGTGACAGTGAAAGATTCCTCCATGACATTGCATGGGAGACAGTGAAGGAATTCGATGACTTCAAACACCGCTTCTATGATTACATCGGCATGGCCCCCATGAGGTGA
- a CDS encoding ATP-binding protein produces MYFHSQIIMLLIEMIRSMFRGPLRQSGNSNLPSLNIGKAVVAGLMVPVPAMVKIGEFTGKLSGGDPDVESIWRGMRGKG; encoded by the coding sequence ATGTACTTTCACAGCCAGATAATAATGCTGCTGATTGAAATGATCAGATCCATGTTCAGAGGGCCACTGAGGCAAAGTGGGAACTCAAATCTACCGTCCCTGAATATCGGTAAGGCTGTCGTGGCTGGACTCATGGTACCGGTCCCTGCAATGGTGAAGATAGGTGAATTCACAGGCAAGCTGTCTGGTGGAGACCCGGACGTGGAGTCAATCTGGCGTGGGATGAGGGGTAAAGGATAA
- a CDS encoding YkvA family protein produces the protein MAKRITVVSMTEADFKDFYDVLVENLESFNGEYASFIDHGPKLFKLLADFLGYEHLKSQLKLKISAAIAYYVVPMDVIPETVYGAYGYIDDIFITAYVIRILADVYGYEFLSEYWEGEEDLEEVVELCYERSKEVLREKTTDVLEYVGLI, from the coding sequence ATGGCCAAGAGAATTACAGTGGTTTCCATGACAGAGGCAGATTTTAAGGATTTCTATGATGTGCTGGTTGAGAACCTTGAGTCCTTCAACGGGGAATATGCATCCTTCATAGACCATGGCCCGAAACTCTTCAAGCTCCTCGCGGACTTTCTGGGCTATGAGCACCTCAAGAGCCAGCTCAAACTCAAAATAAGCGCGGCAATAGCCTACTATGTTGTACCCATGGATGTCATCCCCGAGACGGTCTACGGTGCCTACGGGTACATTGACGACATCTTCATAACAGCCTACGTCATAAGGATCCTGGCGGACGTCTATGGCTACGAGTTCCTCTCAGAGTACTGGGAGGGAGAGGAAGACCTTGAGGAGGTTGTTGAACTCTGCTATGAGAGGTCAAAGGAGGTCCTCAGGGAGAAGACAACCGATGTGCTGGAATATGTGGGTTTGATCTGA